The following coding sequences are from one Arthrobacter sp. 24S4-2 window:
- a CDS encoding NAD(P)H-dependent oxidoreductase, which translates to MNLHKLLSDREREGRPIRVGLIGAGRYGTMYLAQANNIPGIHVVAIADINVKRAEGAFELVGWPKSQIAPDIATALSDRSTTIVANADELFDVDIDVIVEATGNPIVGVKHALRAIETKKHIIMVTVEADALAGPALARRAEAAGVVYSMAYGDQPALIMELVDWARTSGFDVVCAGKGAKFLDHYHEMNPDNVWENWEFSQELTDSGQLNPNMHTSFRDGTKASIEMAAVANGAGLVPSDSGLTFTPGDVEEIATICRPADVGGVLAHEGSVDVMSSVNRDGTWIPHNTQEGVFVVVKATNDYVSGCFTEYPWHPDPTGQYAALYRPYHYVGLELNMSIANAALRGIATGSPIGFFGDVVATAKKDLKAGEFLDGEGGYTVWGQLVSARHSVATGALPVALAHHVKLRNDVTKGGVVGWGDVIMDDSLSQALEVRRETEALVAESALNV; encoded by the coding sequence ATGAACCTCCACAAGCTTCTTAGCGACCGCGAGCGAGAGGGCCGCCCAATTCGGGTCGGACTCATCGGAGCTGGCCGCTACGGCACCATGTACCTGGCCCAGGCAAACAACATCCCGGGCATCCACGTGGTCGCGATCGCCGACATCAACGTCAAGCGCGCCGAAGGTGCATTCGAACTGGTCGGATGGCCGAAGAGCCAGATCGCCCCGGACATCGCCACCGCCCTCAGCGACCGCTCCACGACGATAGTTGCCAACGCGGACGAGCTGTTTGACGTAGACATCGACGTCATTGTCGAAGCGACGGGCAACCCGATCGTCGGCGTGAAGCACGCACTGCGTGCCATTGAGACGAAGAAGCACATCATCATGGTCACCGTGGAAGCAGACGCCCTGGCCGGTCCTGCCCTGGCCAGGCGCGCGGAAGCCGCCGGTGTGGTCTACTCCATGGCCTACGGCGACCAGCCGGCCCTCATCATGGAACTTGTCGACTGGGCGCGCACCAGCGGCTTCGACGTTGTCTGTGCCGGCAAGGGCGCAAAGTTCCTTGACCACTATCACGAGATGAACCCGGACAACGTCTGGGAGAACTGGGAGTTCTCCCAGGAACTCACCGATTCCGGGCAGCTGAACCCGAACATGCACACCTCCTTCCGTGACGGCACCAAGGCCTCCATCGAGATGGCCGCCGTTGCCAACGGCGCCGGACTGGTACCTTCCGACAGCGGACTGACGTTTACGCCGGGGGATGTCGAGGAGATCGCCACCATCTGCCGTCCGGCGGACGTCGGGGGAGTCCTCGCCCACGAAGGCAGCGTCGACGTCATGTCCAGCGTCAACCGCGACGGCACCTGGATCCCCCACAACACCCAGGAGGGCGTGTTCGTCGTGGTGAAGGCCACGAACGACTACGTTTCCGGCTGCTTTACTGAGTACCCGTGGCACCCGGACCCCACCGGCCAGTACGCCGCGCTATACCGCCCCTACCACTACGTGGGCCTTGAGCTGAATATGTCCATCGCCAACGCGGCTCTCCGCGGGATCGCCACGGGTTCGCCGATCGGGTTCTTCGGCGACGTTGTAGCGACAGCGAAGAAGGACCTCAAAGCCGGTGAATTCCTCGACGGCGAAGGCGGGTACACGGTCTGGGGCCAGCTGGTTTCGGCCAGGCACTCCGTCGCCACGGGCGCGCTCCCGGTTGCTTTGGCCCACCACGTGAAGCTGCGGAACGACGTAACCAAGGGCGGGGTTGTCGGCTGGGGCGATGTCATCATGGACGATTCCCTGTCCCAGGCCTTGGAGGTTCGCCGGGAAACCGAAGCGCTCGTGGCGGAATCCGCCCTCAACGTCTGA
- a CDS encoding LacI family DNA-binding transcriptional regulator — MKKAPTIRDVASAAGVSVSVVSRVLNPDSGPVAPAKRETVLRVIGELGYRPRAAARELSAGHALTVGLVVADLANPFFAQLADRVVWEARSHGVQVVVMTTQEDPHLEADSLDTLLDRSVGGVIATPTGGNIEKWERLRDLGVHVVFVDRTIPELEDVDVVSIENSDSARRATEHLIALGHSRIGLITGPTSTSTGRARIEGYRTAHENAALAVDPMLIRDVPFRGDGGGDAVGSLLALPDSPTGIIVANTAQVQSSVRRLVQVGVRIPEELSVIVFDDNPWTELTNPPLSIIRQPIDMLAVHSLELVLGRMQGRLPAGARTIEVKADFVPRNSTAPSYAPP; from the coding sequence GTGAAAAAGGCACCAACTATTCGCGATGTCGCGTCGGCGGCCGGAGTCTCGGTCTCCGTCGTGTCCCGGGTCCTGAACCCGGACTCGGGCCCGGTCGCACCGGCCAAGCGCGAAACGGTGCTTCGCGTGATCGGAGAACTCGGGTACCGGCCACGTGCCGCCGCCCGCGAGCTCAGCGCCGGCCACGCACTTACTGTTGGACTCGTGGTTGCGGACCTGGCCAACCCCTTCTTCGCCCAGCTTGCCGACCGCGTGGTATGGGAAGCCCGCAGCCACGGGGTGCAGGTGGTGGTCATGACCACCCAGGAGGATCCCCACCTTGAGGCCGACTCCCTGGACACCCTGCTGGACCGCTCGGTGGGCGGCGTCATTGCGACCCCGACCGGCGGGAACATCGAGAAGTGGGAGCGGCTGCGGGACCTGGGCGTACACGTCGTGTTCGTCGATCGCACCATCCCTGAACTTGAGGACGTGGACGTCGTCAGCATCGAGAACTCAGACTCGGCCCGACGTGCCACCGAGCACCTCATCGCACTCGGCCACAGCCGCATCGGCCTCATCACCGGCCCCACAAGCACGTCAACCGGCCGGGCGCGGATCGAGGGCTACCGAACCGCCCACGAAAACGCCGCGCTCGCGGTGGACCCCATGCTGATCCGGGATGTACCGTTCCGCGGAGACGGCGGCGGCGACGCCGTCGGGTCCCTCCTGGCACTTCCGGACAGTCCCACGGGAATCATCGTGGCGAACACCGCCCAGGTGCAAAGCTCTGTCCGGCGCCTCGTCCAGGTCGGCGTGCGGATACCCGAAGAACTGTCAGTCATCGTCTTCGACGACAACCCGTGGACCGAACTGACAAACCCGCCGCTCAGCATTATCCGCCAACCGATCGACATGCTAGCGGTCCATTCCCTGGAATTGGTCCTCGGCCGGATGCAGGGCCGGCTCCCGGCCGGCGCCCGAACCATCGAGGTCAAGGCGGACTTCGTTCCGCGCAACAGCACCGCCCCCTCATACGCTCCGCCGTAA
- a CDS encoding putative quinol monooxygenase has product MPVIVTAVFTPKEGAFDDVVAALSPAITEVHEEPGCLLYAIHEHPNGQILMVEKWETAELLDSHGEGDAVKRLNAALEGLLEEAVEVTRLAPIPAGTQHQGTL; this is encoded by the coding sequence ATGCCCGTCATCGTTACCGCCGTGTTCACGCCGAAAGAAGGCGCCTTCGACGACGTCGTCGCGGCCCTCTCCCCCGCCATCACCGAGGTTCACGAGGAACCAGGCTGCCTGCTCTATGCCATCCACGAGCACCCGAACGGCCAGATCCTGATGGTGGAAAAATGGGAAACGGCGGAACTGCTCGACTCCCACGGCGAAGGCGATGCGGTCAAACGCCTGAACGCCGCACTCGAAGGACTCCTGGAGGAGGCGGTGGAAGTGACCCGCCTGGCGCCGATCCCGGCGGGGACGCAGCACCAAGGCACGCTCTAG
- a CDS encoding ABC transporter substrate-binding protein yields MSSHQNPEGSTRIVAGQTSQPKRKRALGIGVAAGLVALIAGGAAVASNLNRGTEAQPAAPAGTPAAELKLGYFGNVTHAPALVGVKEGFIAKNLGETKLSTQVFNAGPAAIEALNAGAIDATYIGPSPAINSFVKSQGESVSIIAGAAAGGAQLVVKPEIGSAADLKGKTLASPQLGGTQDVALRAWLAGQGYKTNTDGSGDVAINPTENAQTLKLFQDGKLDGAWLPEPWASRLVLQAGAKVLVDEKDLWDGSLTGKPGEFPTTILIVNRKFAAEHPDTVKALLKGHAESVKWLNSAAADEKSTVINAALKEASGAELKPDVIERSLTNIVFTVDPLAGSYKKLLEDGVKAGTTKQADINGIFDLTALNSVTGATGGDKVSAAGLGKD; encoded by the coding sequence ATGTCATCGCATCAGAACCCTGAAGGATCCACCCGCATCGTTGCGGGCCAAACCTCCCAACCAAAGCGCAAACGCGCCCTCGGCATCGGTGTCGCCGCAGGCCTCGTAGCCCTGATCGCCGGCGGCGCGGCAGTGGCATCGAATCTCAACCGCGGCACCGAAGCGCAGCCTGCTGCCCCTGCCGGGACGCCTGCCGCGGAGCTGAAGCTTGGCTACTTCGGCAACGTCACCCACGCCCCTGCCCTGGTCGGGGTGAAGGAGGGCTTCATCGCGAAGAACCTCGGGGAGACGAAGCTGAGCACGCAGGTGTTCAACGCCGGCCCGGCAGCGATCGAGGCGCTGAACGCGGGCGCTATCGACGCCACGTACATCGGCCCGAGCCCGGCCATCAACTCGTTCGTGAAGAGCCAGGGCGAGTCCGTCAGCATTATCGCCGGTGCTGCCGCGGGCGGGGCGCAGCTGGTGGTCAAGCCGGAGATCGGTTCCGCGGCGGATCTGAAGGGCAAGACCCTCGCCTCGCCGCAGCTGGGCGGGACCCAGGATGTGGCGCTGCGGGCCTGGCTGGCCGGGCAGGGCTACAAGACCAACACCGACGGCAGCGGCGACGTGGCGATCAACCCGACTGAGAACGCGCAGACGCTCAAGCTGTTCCAGGACGGCAAGCTCGACGGTGCGTGGCTGCCCGAGCCCTGGGCGTCCCGGCTGGTGCTGCAGGCCGGCGCGAAGGTCCTGGTGGACGAGAAGGACCTCTGGGACGGCTCCCTGACGGGCAAGCCGGGCGAGTTCCCCACCACCATCCTGATCGTGAACAGGAAGTTCGCCGCCGAACACCCGGACACCGTCAAGGCACTGCTGAAGGGCCACGCCGAATCCGTCAAATGGCTCAACTCCGCTGCCGCGGACGAGAAGTCCACGGTCATCAACGCCGCCCTGAAGGAAGCCTCGGGCGCCGAACTGAAGCCGGACGTCATTGAGCGGTCACTTACGAACATCGTCTTCACCGTGGATCCGCTGGCCGGAAGCTACAAGAAGCTGCTCGAGGACGGAGTGAAGGCCGGCACCACCAAGCAGGCCGACATCAACGGCATCTTCGACCTCACCGCCCTGAACAGCGTCACCGGTGCGACCGGCGGCGACAAGGTCAGCGCTGCGGGGCTTGGCAAGGACTAG
- a CDS encoding Gfo/Idh/MocA family oxidoreductase: protein MQRFALLGAGFIGSVHAANLAAHQGVEFSRIYDIDHDRAKALAETHGTQAVGDLDEVFDPRHVDAVFIASSTDTHAQHLVRAADAGLAVVCEKPIDLNLRRAREAAAHAAGRGVPVMVDFNRRFDRDYVELKRIIDAGEVGDVELLQMSTRGPAVPPLSYIAASGGQMRDQTVHFFDLVRWLTGLDPVEVSAVGSALAEPSLAEYDDVDTSAVTLRLPTGALVQIDSIRRTSYGYDERIEVFGSGGMAETQRRRTGAVSRYGAGQVIDDGLHPGWFERVQPTYAAALSHFVAALEDGAAPTPSLEDGLKAQAIAEAATRSLHSGRTEKVEY, encoded by the coding sequence ATGCAGCGCTTCGCCCTCCTGGGAGCCGGGTTCATCGGCTCCGTCCACGCCGCCAACCTTGCCGCACACCAGGGCGTCGAGTTCTCCCGCATCTATGACATCGACCATGATCGGGCCAAGGCTCTCGCAGAAACGCACGGAACTCAGGCCGTCGGCGACCTGGACGAGGTATTCGATCCCCGGCACGTCGATGCCGTGTTCATTGCCTCCTCTACCGACACCCACGCCCAGCATCTTGTCCGCGCCGCCGACGCCGGCCTGGCGGTCGTGTGCGAAAAGCCGATCGACCTGAACCTCCGGCGGGCCCGCGAGGCCGCTGCCCACGCGGCAGGGCGGGGCGTTCCGGTGATGGTCGACTTCAACCGCCGCTTCGACCGTGACTACGTCGAACTCAAACGGATCATCGACGCCGGGGAGGTGGGCGACGTCGAACTCCTCCAGATGTCCACTCGCGGACCGGCGGTGCCGCCGCTGTCCTACATCGCCGCGTCCGGCGGCCAGATGCGGGACCAGACGGTGCACTTCTTCGACCTGGTCCGCTGGCTGACCGGACTGGATCCGGTGGAGGTGTCCGCCGTCGGCTCCGCCCTGGCGGAACCGAGTCTGGCCGAATACGACGACGTCGACACCTCCGCCGTGACGCTCCGCCTCCCCACCGGGGCGCTCGTGCAGATCGACAGCATCCGGCGCACCAGTTATGGCTACGACGAGCGCATCGAGGTGTTCGGCTCCGGGGGGATGGCCGAGACGCAGCGCCGCCGCACCGGTGCCGTGTCCCGCTACGGGGCGGGGCAGGTCATCGACGACGGCCTGCACCCCGGCTGGTTTGAACGGGTTCAGCCCACCTACGCAGCAGCACTCTCGCATTTTGTAGCCGCCCTGGAGGACGGCGCGGCCCCGACCCCGTCGCTGGAGGACGGGCTCAAGGCGCAGGCCATCGCCGAGGCAGCCACCCGGTCCCTGCACAGCGGACGGACCGAAAAGGTCGAGTACTGA
- a CDS encoding Gfo/Idh/MocA family protein, translating into MSEPRTRRLVAGMVGGGAGADIGKTHRYAMRLDDQFELTSGVFGRDRERSLAVAAVLGIDKGRAYRDYAEMAAAEATRPDGADVVVVATPNDSHFDIARTFLEGGISVVCEKPLTQDSETAAELVRLAADKGVFLAVPHCYSAYAMVRHAARMVRDGELGRVTFVDVEHASGWAATPLEQEGHKQARWRTDPDIAGFPSVVGDLGTHAYHLLRYVTGLDADRVSGRLGTLVPGRRVFDHATVELELGGAVPARLWASMAATGHNHGLRIRVFGDKGSLEWQQEDPHHLTVQDLDGATTVLTHGQGTLSEDATRLTRVGLGHPEGFLEAFANFYRDLADILRARRDGTPSPARELTIPTGIDGLIGVRFVEAVAASHHQDSAWVSPVASIQPGASLQPFVSTQKAGI; encoded by the coding sequence ATGAGTGAACCGCGCACACGCCGGCTGGTCGCAGGAATGGTCGGAGGGGGAGCGGGGGCGGACATCGGCAAGACCCACCGCTATGCGATGCGGCTGGACGACCAGTTCGAGCTAACGTCCGGTGTCTTCGGCCGCGACCGGGAACGCTCCCTCGCCGTGGCCGCCGTGCTGGGAATCGACAAGGGCCGGGCCTACCGGGACTACGCGGAAATGGCTGCGGCGGAGGCCACCCGGCCCGACGGCGCCGACGTCGTGGTGGTGGCCACTCCCAACGACAGCCACTTTGACATTGCCCGCACCTTCCTCGAGGGCGGCATTTCGGTGGTGTGCGAGAAGCCGCTGACCCAGGACTCGGAAACCGCTGCCGAACTGGTGCGCCTCGCCGCCGACAAGGGAGTGTTCCTGGCGGTCCCGCACTGCTACTCCGCCTACGCGATGGTGCGGCACGCGGCCCGGATGGTCCGCGACGGCGAGCTGGGCCGGGTGACGTTTGTCGACGTCGAGCACGCCTCCGGCTGGGCGGCCACGCCGCTCGAACAGGAGGGACACAAGCAGGCGCGCTGGCGCACCGATCCGGATATTGCCGGGTTCCCAAGCGTTGTGGGGGACCTCGGTACCCACGCGTATCACCTGCTGCGCTACGTCACGGGGCTGGACGCGGACCGCGTGTCCGGCCGGCTGGGCACCCTGGTGCCGGGGCGCCGCGTCTTCGACCACGCCACCGTGGAGCTGGAACTGGGCGGGGCAGTGCCCGCCCGGCTGTGGGCAAGCATGGCCGCCACCGGACATAACCATGGCCTGCGCATCAGGGTGTTTGGCGACAAGGGCAGCCTGGAATGGCAGCAAGAGGACCCGCACCACCTCACGGTCCAGGACCTGGACGGCGCCACCACGGTCCTCACCCACGGCCAGGGCACGCTCTCCGAAGACGCCACCCGCCTCACCAGGGTGGGGCTTGGGCATCCGGAGGGGTTCCTCGAGGCCTTTGCGAACTTCTACCGCGACCTGGCGGACATCCTGCGTGCCCGCCGCGACGGCACCCCGTCCCCGGCACGCGAACTGACCATCCCCACCGGCATCGACGGGCTTATCGGAGTCCGTTTTGTCGAGGCTGTGGCCGCTTCGCACCACCAGGACTCCGCCTGGGTCTCCCCCGTGGCATCCATCCAGCCCGGCGCCTCACTCCAGCCGTTCGTATCAACGCAGAAAGCAGGAATCTGA
- a CDS encoding LacI family DNA-binding transcriptional regulator: protein MDSSPAVGDQPRRPTIRDVAELAGVSKSLVSLVLGGSASVSPSRRQAVQDAVAELGYRPNQLARGLSSPRSGTIGVLLNDLRNPWFVELLEGLTASLHSAGVSPVLVDSYTDHRVGRNSVETLLEQRIDGIVVVGTTTETAALEAAVRTVPVVLAGTREPDLDRTDVVVNDDEAGARQATEHLISLGHRRIAHLEGPGRIAELRREGYESSMRAAGLEPLVVAGGMSEESGYDATKRLLARQERPTAIFAFNDIACIGALSAADDRGLSVPDDLSLVGYDNTYLAKIRHLSLTSVDNGNIAVGLQAGKFILERRERPDLPQRLHLIPTQLVVRGSTGHAPPSNVNRR, encoded by the coding sequence ATGGACAGTTCGCCCGCCGTCGGTGACCAGCCGCGCCGTCCCACTATCCGGGACGTTGCCGAGCTTGCCGGAGTCTCCAAATCGCTTGTGTCTTTGGTGCTGGGCGGTTCCGCCAGCGTGAGCCCCAGCCGCCGCCAGGCTGTGCAGGACGCGGTGGCCGAGCTCGGCTACCGGCCCAACCAGCTGGCCCGGGGACTCTCGAGCCCGCGCAGCGGAACCATCGGTGTGCTGCTCAACGACCTGCGCAACCCTTGGTTTGTGGAACTGCTCGAGGGGCTGACTGCCTCGCTGCATTCGGCCGGGGTCTCTCCGGTCCTGGTCGACTCGTACACGGACCACCGGGTGGGCCGGAATTCGGTGGAGACACTGCTCGAACAGCGCATTGACGGGATCGTCGTCGTCGGCACCACCACGGAAACCGCCGCGCTCGAGGCAGCGGTCAGGACGGTCCCCGTGGTCCTCGCCGGCACGCGCGAGCCCGACCTGGACAGGACCGACGTCGTGGTCAACGACGACGAGGCCGGTGCCCGCCAGGCCACGGAGCACCTGATTTCGCTGGGCCACCGGCGCATCGCCCACCTTGAGGGGCCGGGCCGGATCGCCGAGCTGCGGCGGGAAGGCTATGAATCCTCCATGCGCGCCGCAGGGCTGGAGCCGCTGGTGGTGGCAGGCGGCATGAGCGAGGAGAGCGGGTACGACGCCACCAAGCGGCTGCTGGCCCGGCAGGAGCGCCCCACCGCCATCTTCGCCTTCAACGACATCGCCTGCATCGGCGCGTTGTCAGCAGCTGACGACCGCGGCCTCAGCGTCCCCGACGACCTCTCCCTGGTGGGGTACGACAACACTTACCTCGCCAAGATCCGGCACCTCTCGCTGACGTCGGTGGACAACGGCAACATCGCCGTCGGCCTGCAGGCCGGCAAGTTCATCCTGGAACGGCGGGAACGCCCGGACCTGCCGCAGCGGCTGCACCTGATCCCCACCCAGCTCGTCGTCCGGGGGTCCACCGGGCACGCGCCGCCGTCGAACGTCAACCGCCGATGA